The Ruminococcaceae bacterium BL-4 region ATTGACGTCATCAAACTATCCGAAGAAGAGACCGATTTTGTCACACCGAAAAAAGATCCCAAAGCAGCTGGAAAATTTTTGATCGACTATGGGGTGAAAGCGGTTTTTATCACCCTTGGCAAAAATGGAGCTTACGTTTTTAACCGGGAAGGCTGCGTTTTTGCGCCACCGGTTCCCGGGCATGCCATTGATACTAACGGCGCCGGAGACTGCTTCTGCAGCGGTATTTTATCCCGCATCTGTGAAAGTTCAAAATTGCTTGACACACTCTCTCTGAAGGAGCTTTCTCAATATGCGCATTTTGCAAACGCAGCCGCCAGCTGCTGCATCGAAAAGCACGGCGCAATTCCTTCCATGCCCACTTTGGAAGAAATCAACCAGCGTCTTTCCGCTGTCTGATAAAAAACTTCATCAAATTTCATTTGATTCTGTCCTCCTAATAAAAAGATAAGCAGCTGCTTTTTAAAAGCGACTGCTTATCTTTTTGCTTTCATACTTTATAAAAACTTTTTAGCTCCTTTCTTAGTGGCAGTTTATATCAAAAGAGTTTTTTACGTGAAGACTGCAAAATAAAAAAATCTATCTTGTCAAATTAGGAATAAGGCAAACGTCCAAAAAAAGCCCACTGATTTCTCAGCGGGCTTTTAAAGTACAAATCGAGTTGTACCTGGGGTTATAGAAATTCGTAGTCTTTAGTTTTCCAAAGGCTTCATTGTGGGGAACAACAGCACATCACGAATAGAAGGCTGATCGGTAAGAAGCATGACCAGACGATCGATCCCGATCCCCAAACCTCCTGTAGGCGGCATCCCGTATTCCAGAGCGGTGAGAAAATCCTCGTCAACATCGCAGGCCTCATCATCTCCGGCGGCTTTCTGGGCAGCCTGTGCTTCAAAGCGCTTGCGCTGATCGATCGGATCATTTAATTCAGAAAATGCATTTGCAAGTTCACGGCCCATGACAAAAAGCTCAAAGCGCTGCGTATAATTGGGGTCATCCTCTTTGCGCTTTGCAAGAGGTGAAATTTCCACCGGATGTTCTGTAATAAAAGTGGGCTGAATCAACTTTTCTTCGCAGTATTCGTCAAAGAACAGATTCAGAATATCACCCTTTTTATGGCGTTCCTCATATGCAAGATTGTGTTCTTTCGCAACAGCGCGTGCTTCGTCCAGCGTCTTGATCTCATTAAAGTCAACACCGGAATACTTCTTAACGGCCTCTACCATTGTCATGCGGCAAAATGGGCTGCCAAAGTCAAGTTCCACCCCATCATAGGTGATCTTAGAGGAACCTTTTACTTTTGTAGAAACGGTACGAATCAAATCTTCGATGAAATCCATCATGCCATGATAATCCGTATAAGCCTGATAAAATTCCATCAGTGTAAATTCCGGATTGTGGCGGGTATCCATACCCTCGTTGCGGAACACACGTCCGATCTCATAAACGCGATCAAAGCCGCCAACAATCAAACGTTTGAGGTGCAATTCCAAAGCGATGCGCAAATAAAGGTCGATGTCGAGCGTATTATGGTGTGTGACAAACGGCCGTGCTGCTGCGCCGCCTGCAATTGTATGCAGAACAGGAGTCTCCACTTCCAAAAAGTCATGGCTGTCCATAAATGCACGAATCGCCGTAATAATATGGCTGCGCATGACAAAAGTCTCTTTGACCTCCGGATTAACAATCAGATCCAGATAGCGTTGACGATAACGCAAATCGGTATCTTTCAATCCGTGAAATTTTTCCGGCAACGGAAGCAGAGATTTTGAAAGCAGCTGAATTTCTTTTGCATGGACGCTGATCTCTCCGCGGCGAGTCTTAAAGACAAACCCTTTAAGGCAAATAATATCGCCCAAATCCCAATAATTTTTAAAATCGGAATAGCTTTCTTCTCCGACGTCGTTAATTCTAACGTAAGCCTGAATTCGGCCTGTTTTATCGCAAAGGTCAATAAAGCTGGCCTTTCCCATATTACGACGGCTCATCATTCTGCCGGCAATACAGACATCTTTATTCTCATAATCTTCAAAATGCGCATGAATTTCTGATGCAAAACTATCTTGGTCACATTTTGTGATTTTAAAGGGATCTTTTCCTGCTTCGCGCAAAGCGGTCAGCTTATCGCGGCGAATCTGCAGCAATTCTCCCAAATTCTGTTCCGGCTGCTGTTCCTGATTCTTTTCACTCATATTTTTCCCTACCTTTTATTTATCATCAGTGAATTATTCGCTCAATTTGTTAAAATTCAAAAAGA contains the following coding sequences:
- the lysS gene encoding lysyl-tRNA synthetase (Evidence 2a : Function from experimental evidences in other organisms; PubMedId : 12682299, 14623972, 20649968; Product type e : enzyme), yielding MSEKNQEQQPEQNLGELLQIRRDKLTALREAGKDPFKITKCDQDSFASEIHAHFEDYENKDVCIAGRMMSRRNMGKASFIDLCDKTGRIQAYVRINDVGEESYSDFKNYWDLGDIICLKGFVFKTRRGEISVHAKEIQLLSKSLLPLPEKFHGLKDTDLRYRQRYLDLIVNPEVKETFVMRSHIITAIRAFMDSHDFLEVETPVLHTIAGGAAARPFVTHHNTLDIDLYLRIALELHLKRLIVGGFDRVYEIGRVFRNEGMDTRHNPEFTLMEFYQAYTDYHGMMDFIEDLIRTVSTKVKGSSKITYDGVELDFGSPFCRMTMVEAVKKYSGVDFNEIKTLDEARAVAKEHNLAYEERHKKGDILNLFFDEYCEEKLIQPTFITEHPVEISPLAKRKEDDPNYTQRFELFVMGRELANAFSELNDPIDQRKRFEAQAAQKAAGDDEACDVDEDFLTALEYGMPPTGGLGIGIDRLVMLLTDQPSIRDVLLFPTMKPLEN